In Zingiber officinale cultivar Zhangliang chromosome 1A, Zo_v1.1, whole genome shotgun sequence, a genomic segment contains:
- the LOC122010613 gene encoding E3 ubiquitin-protein ligase ATL4-like, whose translation MNDDLLRPPPPPILKHPPLAVDPKQFPPPVPSSSSSISLGWTLLIISAIVGFSFLACFFIRLVLRLRRSYSAVASDSFLDPNEPSGPAAADDSARPSEKKLNSVLIDSLPLYSLGSALSALSKSSPDCAVCLRSFRPGEDLRLLPACFHSFHAGCVDTWIQNSPSCPLCRAPVTLPQPPLSAAPPPPVKMTSSGVQARSFPEGESRNISLPSPLASPPSRLLYSIGNDPMEEDIEEALVRISSSRMSSPGDEVAAATAGGEPTRWLRDCTDRQLSSRSSSFPSAASSFEYSGRWAVNQEDFGGSWAIHQEDFSGP comes from the coding sequence GCttcggccgccgccgccgccaatcCTGAAACACCCGCCGTTGGCGGTTGACCCCAAACAGTTCCCTCCGCCCGTCCCCTCCTCGTCGTCTTCGATATCCTTGGGCTGGACCCTTCTTATAATCTCCGCCATCGTCGGCTTCAGCTTCCTCGCTTGCTTCTTCATTCGCCTCGTCCTCCGCCTCCGCCGCTCCTATTCAGCCGTCGCCTCCGATTCGTTCCTCGATCCGAACGAACCATCTGGCCCTGCCGCGGCTGACGACAGTGCCCGCCCTTCAGAGAAGAAGTTGAACTCGGTTCTAATCGACTCCCTCCCCCTCTACAGCCTCGGCTCCGCTCTCTCGGCCCTCTCCAAATCCTCTCCGGATTGCGCCGTCTGCCTCCGCTCCTTCCGGCCAGGTGAGGATCTCCGTCTCCTCCCCGCCTGCTTCCACTCTTTCCACGCCGGATGCGTCGACACGTGGATCCAGAACTCACCGTCCTGTCCTCTCTGCCGCGCCCCCGTCACTCTCCCGCAGCCGCCGTTATCTGCGGCGCCGCCGCCTCCCGTCAAGATGACTAGCAGCGGCGTCCAAGCGAGAAGCTTTCCGGAAGGCGAATCGAGGAATATCTCTCTTCCCTCTCCCCTGGCTTCTCCTCCGAGCCGCCTCTTGTATTCCATCGGCAACGACCCAATGGAGGAGGATATCGAGGAGGCACTAGTGCGAATCAGCTCATCCAGGATGTCTTCGCCGGGTGATGAGGTCGCGGCGGCGACGGCCGGTGGGGAACCAACGAGGTGGCTAAGGGATTGTACCGACCGACAGCTCTCGTCCCGGTCTTCTTCGTTCCCATCTGCTGCGTCGTCGTTCGAATACTCCGGCAGGTGGGCCGTCAACCAGGAAGACTTTGGCGGCAGTTGGGCCATTCACCAAGAAGACTTTAGTGGTCCGTAG